The nucleotide sequence ACCACGGTACTCGGAACGGTCAGCGGTTTGATTATCGCATCCAGCGGTGCAGTAGTGCACGACCTGATGTCGAGCTTTCTGAAAATTGAAATGAATGACTTCGCCAAAGTCCGCATCGCCAAAATCGCGTCGGTTGTAGTCGGAGTAATTGCCATTATCCTGGGCATTCTGTTTGAAAAATTCAACGTGAACTATCTGGTTGGATGGGCCTTCAGTGTGGCGGCGTCGGCGAATCTGCCGGCTCTGGTGATGCTGCTCTTCTGGCCTAAAACCACGAAGCAGGGAATTACCGTCGCCATCTTTACCGGCATGATCACTTCACTGGGCTGGATTCTGCTGAGTGCCGACTCCTACAAAGGTATCTATGGATGGGATCCTGAAACAGCCATTGTTCCCTTCAGTCAACCAGGACTCGTCACCATCCCGCTGGGCTTCATTGTCCTGATTGTCGTCTCGTTATTGACACAGCCCAAAACAGAGGAGTCGGTCAATTGACAGATCAACCACATGAACAGGAATGGCTCACGGCAACCGCGATGGAGGATGAGTTCACCGTCCTGTTTCGCCTCCTGCCGGCAATCCCACAGGACCTCGGTACGTCTGATTTTCCCGCCCGGGTAGAAATCATCTGGTCGTATACTTCGCCCAACGAAACTGGCATGCCCGGTCCGGAAGATCAGGAGCAGATGAACCAGTTTGAAGAACTACTGGTCGAGATCTGGCTGAAAGCAGGCCTGGGACACCTGACCATGTTGATCACCGGTAACCAGATCTGTGAGTGGCAATGGTACCTGCGTGATGCAGACCAGGCATTGCAGGTATTGAACGAAACGCTAGCTGAGGCAGCACCTCTTCCGATCGAGTTCCATACAGAAGCCGATCCCGACTGGTACGCCTATACCAACTTCATGGAACAGGTCACGGAATAGGCCGAGACTCAGGTGGGGTTATCTGTCTGTTTACCGAAGCGATCCAGAATCTCATTCACCGTGGATCGAATCGTAATACACAGACCATCCAGGTCGAGGTCGTCTTCGTCCAGACCAAATGGTTCTTCCACGGAGTGTGCAATGACTTCAATCCCGATCATGAAATAAGCCATGATGACCGTCAGTGGTACCGTCCACAGTGCGAAGTCTTCTACCAGTCCCCAGGGAAGCGTACACAGGTAAAGCGTAATACAGTGGCGCACGAACAGCCGATAGGAAGGCGAAAGCCGCGTTCGGCGAATCCGCTCGCAACCGCCGCAGATCTCCATCAGTTCGCGAACCTCGGTATCGATGATTCGCAATTCATCACCGTCAATCAGCCCGGAACGTTTCCAGCCTATCACGCGACGGTAGATCAGGTCTGCAATATAAGCTGGAATATGACGTGGTGGAGGATCGATCTGTTCGAGTTCCGGAAACATGTCAAAGTCATCATCTTCACGCAGGTGATCGCGTAGCGCTTCGGGAAACGCGACAATAATTCCCGCCAGTTCCCGCAGTTCATCGCGGTTGAAGTTGGTGAACTCGCGAAATTTGATCGCCATGTTCCGGGTCACATTCACCAGGCGGCCCCACAGCTTACGGGCTTCCCACCAGCGGGAGTAAGAACTGTTCGTTCGAAACACCAGCAACAGGCCCAGCACCAGCCCCAGAATTCCATGCAGACTGGAAGACAGATCTCCGAACTGTTCGATTTCATCACTTAGTGTTTCAGATAAACCCAGGTCGTGAAGCCAACCTGGGTTTTCTTTGACCACAGGTATCAGGCTGTAAGCCCCGACCAGCCCTGCATAAAGTGAAATACGTCCGAGCGTACCTAATTTCTTCTCGATAAACGAGAGATTCAATTCTGCATCAGCTGCCATAAAACCGAAAACCCTGCATTAAACCAGACAAACTTATCCGTTCAGTTCGTTTCAAATTAATACAGGAACTCTAGTTTTTTCGCTCTAATAATACAACTGATGTATCATCGTGCCTGCCAGATCCGTCTGTAAAAGCATTGGAATCCCGAAACAGGTTTTCAAGTGATTCTTCCAGATTCTGGCTCCGCGATGACTGTAATGACTGCATGATTCCGGGTATTCCAAATTCGCCGAATGTCTCTTTCTCTCCGGGAAATGCTTCCGCCAGACCATCTGTAAAAATCAGCAGGCGACTGTCAGGTGGAACTACGGAGGTGTGAATATCATATTCTGCACCTGGTACAATCCCCAGGGGCAGCCCCCCATCATCGAGTGTCCCCAGTTCGCGCACCTGATTGGTTTCCAGTTCCTGAATCATTGGAATTGGTGCACCCGCGGACGTCCATTGAAATTCATTTGTTTTGGAATTCAGGATTCCATAGAGCAGCGTGATAAAACCCCCATCATCATTTACGATCGCCTGGTCACACAGTCGATTATTCACATCTTTCACGAAGGCAGCCGTATCCAGATATTTGTTGGAACGAATCATTCCCACCAGCGTATGCATGGTCATGATCGACATGCAGGCTTTCATGCCGTGCCCCGAAGCATCGCCGACCAGTAACACCAGATTATCATCATCCAGCATAAAGACATCGTAATAATCCCCTCCCGCCAGCGTGACCGGCTGACCACCGAACACGCGAATCTGTGAAGATTCATACCGCGCAGTAACATCAAACCGGTCGGGGGAAATCAGGTTGGTCGGGATGATTGATTCCTGCAGCTTGCGCACAGACTCCACTTCCTCCCGCAGACGCTCCGCCACAAAACGTTCGCGCTCGGCGCGGACAGAATCCACGACGCTCTGTAATGTGGTTTCCAGCAGAAACATGAAGTCCCCGCCTTCATCGCGGATAATGTAAGCCCGCATGCCGGCCGTTAAGAAGCGGGCGACATGAAAGGTCCCCTGGGTCGGACAGGCTCCCACGATGGGCGTATCCAGGTGCTTCTTTTGTATCTGCTCAAAGTGATCAAAGGCGGTTTGCGGATCAGGAGACATGATCGACATCAGTATGATGTCCCAGTCATGCTGTTCCTGTACCTGTGACATGAAGTCTTCGGGTGTCGCACAGATTACCAGTTCATTCTCACTCACTCCCAGATACAGAGACATGAGTTCGCATTCATCGGGATTATCCCACCCAATCAGAATTCGCATATGTGGCCCCATTAAAATCGAATTCAGAATAAATTAACTGTTCCATCATATAAAATTAATCTTCCAATATCGACATAAATTACCGGCAACAGTGCATTTAGGAAGAGATTACTCATTCAAATCAACAGTTATGTACATTCTCATCGCAATCAGAGTTTGATCGTATTCTGGTCCATTGGGCGCTGAATAATCGACATTTGACAGCCTCATGCGTTTGACAAAAGGACGCGGTCATAAACTGATGAATCAAAAAAGATGAAAAGAAGTCTGTTCCCGCTTCGAGCCTGATGCGATTGCATTTCACGCTTGCGTCGCTCTGACCTGAATCCCGACAGCCAGAGAATCTCCGGAATTGTAGAGCAACCGAAACTGCCTGCCAGAAGCAGAATTCAGACGAAGGGGGAAGGATAAATCAGGTTAATTAAAGATCCTGGAATATCTTGAAAAGACAGTTCGCTCATTGACTCTCTCCAAACCCGGAAGTGATAATTGATAACAGGGAGTCTGCCAGAGTATTTCTCGCATCTATACTCCGTTCGAGGCACTTTTCGAAGAGATTGTGTTCCACGAAGTCAATCATCAGGTCAGACTCGAACTTGAGGAAGCATCACAACGACTGGACCTGGAGTGTCAGACCATTGTTTCGATGAAACTGGCCGGCATGACCAACGCGGAGATCTCCAAAGCCTTGAACTGCAGTATCCGTCGAATCGAACGCAAAAACAACCTGATCCGAAAATCGTTCTCTGATCCAGATGAAACGGCACTGGTTCCACCAGAGAGTTGACGAACAGAATTCACATCAGGAAAATACAATACGTTTCTGAATCAGCTACAATTTAATTGACACAAAACAGTTTCGAATGCGGACGCTCACGCAAAGGACCAACAGAAACATCATGCACCAGAATCGAAACTCACAGTATGTATTCTGCCAACTGAACTTTCCTGTTTTGCTGCTTCTGCTCTGCCCGCTTCTATCCGCTATTCCAACAATCCCCTGTCAGGCAAAGTCTCCTAATATCATCCTGATCATGGCCGACGATCTGGGGTTTTCCGACCTGGGTTGTTACGGCTCGGAAATCCAGACTCCCCATCTCGATCAACTGGCGAAAGACGGGCTCCGGTTCTCACAGTTTTATAATGCCGGTCGCTGCTGCCCGACGCGTGCCTCTCTCATGACCGGCCTGTATCCGCATCAGGCGGGTATCGGCTGGATGAACCGGAACGACAAACTGCCCGCCTATCAAGGAGAACTCAACCAGCACTGTGTCAGCATTCCCCAGGTCCTTTCGCCGGCAGGCTATCAATGTTATCACGTCGGCAAATGGCATCTGACTTACCGGATGCGGGAAGCGAATGAAAACTGGCCCCTGGGACGAGGCTTCTTACGCGCCTATGGTACCGGGGGAGGTGGTAACTATTTTGCCCCCCGACCACTCTACGAAGACAATCAACATATTCAACCTCCGCAGCAGGATTATTACGTCACCGATGCCTTCAGCCAGCGGGCTGTCGAGTACCTGAAAGACCATGCACAGAATCAACCGCAGCAACCCTTCTTTATGTACCTCGCTTATACGGCGCCTCATTTCCCTCTGCATGCCTGGCCGAAAGACATTGCCCGCTATCGAGGAAAATATCTGAAAGGCTGGGATCAGTTCCGCAAACAACGCCATCAGAAAATGCAGAACCTGGGACTGATCAACAGCCCGCTCTCCCCGCGCGACCCCGATGCCAAATCCTGGGAATCACTTACGGAAACAGAACAGCAGGAATGGGATCTGCGGATGTCCGTCTACGCCGCCATGATCACCAGCATGGACCGAGGCATCGGCCAGGTACTTCAACAACTCGACGAAATGAAAGCCACTGACAATACCCTGGTCCTCTTTTTATCCGACAATGGTGCCAGTGCCGAATACATCGACCGTGGACACCAGCCTGGCGCAGTCACAGGCACTCGCGAATCCTTTCGCTGTGCTGAAGTAGGCTGGGCCAATACCAGCAACACGCCGTTTCGCTTTCATAAGATGTGGATGCATGAAGGGGGCATATCGACGCCCCTGATTGCCCGCTGGCCGGAACAGATCAAACAGACCGGCGACTGGACACAACAGACGGGGCACGTCGTTGACCTGCTGGCCACGTTTGTTGACATAACAAAAGCGGAATATCCCAAAACTCGAAACGGAAAACAGATCACCCCGCTTGCCGGCATCAGCCTCTTGCCGACTTTTCACCATCCAGAACAGACCAAACCGCGCACACTCTTCTGGGAACATGAAGGCAACAAAGCCATTCACGAGGGAAACTGGAAACTGGTCAAAGAAGATCAGCACGACTGGGAACTGTACGACCTGAGTCAGGATCGTAGTGAATTAAATGATCTGGCAAAATCACAACCGGAGCGATCTGCCGCGCTCGCAGATGTCTGGCAGGCCTGGGCAGAGAAAGTGGGAGTCGTCCCCTGGGAGCAACTGCCTCCCCCTGGATATCGCAGCAAGGGTCCCGATTTTTATCGTAAAAAGTAAACCACGCATCTCTTCTCTTAAAGGGGATCTCGACATGAACCTGAAATCACTTCATCAGAGCCTGTTATTCGCCGTGTGTTTACTGCTGATTTCAGTTACAGCGTTACACGCAGAGCAGAAGATCTCCGCTGACCGACCCAATATCGTTTTCATATTGATTGACGATATGGGCTGGCCCGATCCTGTCAGCTACGGAAATCAGTTTCACGACACACCCCATATCGATCAACTGGCCAGCGACGGCGTGCGCTTCACTGATTTTTATGCTGCCTGCCCGGTCTGCTCTCCCACGCGCGCCAGTATTCAGGCAGGCCAATACCAGGCGCGACTGCATCTGACCGACTTCATCCCCGGCCACTGGCGTCCGTTCGAAAAACTGATCGTCCCTGAAAACGCTCCCCATCTGCCACTGGAAATCGTCACGCCAGGTGAACTCCTGCAATCTGCAAATTACAACACTGCCTATTTTGGCAAATGGCACCTGGGACCGGAATCACATAATCCGGACCAGCAGGGATACCAGACTTCGCTGGTTACAGGCGGTCGGCATTTTGCCCCCCGCTTTCGCACGACCCCTTCGACTAGGATTCCCAACAAGGCTTATCTTGCCGATTTCCTGACTGATAAAACGATTGAGTTTATCAGACAGAACAAATCAAAACCCTTCTTCGTCCAGCTTTCGCATTATGCCGTTCATATTCCGCTGGAAGCCAAACAACAGATGATCCGGAAATATCAGCAGAAACCCAAACCGGCTTACGGAATCAATAATCCCGTATACGCTGCGATGGTGGCACACGTGGACGACAGTGTGGGCCGCATCGTGGCTGCTCTGGAGGAATTGAAGCTGACTGAGAATACCGTGGTAATTTTCACTTCAGACAATGGTGGTCTGCGACAAAGTTTTTCAGGCGGAGACATTGTTTCCACAAACGCTCCCCTTAGAGATGAGAAAGGCTCACTCTATGAAGGAGGCATTCGAGTTCCACTGATCATCAAATGGCCCGGTGTCGCTGCCGCCGGTAAAACATGCGCTGAGCCAACTATCAGCATCGATTTCTGGCCAACCTTCGCCGAGATCGCACACACTACTCTGCAGGAACATCAGACCATCGATGGCTTAAGCCTGCTTCCACTCTTAAAAGATCCTTCCAGCCATCTCAACCGCGAGGAGATCTATTTTCATTACCCGCATTACCATCACTCGACCCCGGCCAGTGCCATTCGCGCAGGAGACTGGAAGCTGATTGAATTCTTCGCAGATGGAAACCTGGAACTATATAATCTCCAACAGGATCTTTCAGAAACCACTAATCTGGCAGCGAAGAATCCAGAAAAGGCGGTGGAACTGCAGCAGAAACTGGCAGACTGGAGAACCCGAACAGGAGCCGCCCTGCCCGTCAAAAACCCGAAATACGATCCCGCACGGGCCTCTGAGTTCTGGAATCGCCGCACAAATCAACCGGTACCTGAACGAAGAAAGACACGCATTGATCAGACAAACTGACCGTTGTGCTATCCATCCCTTGATTCTGCAGTCGCAAATCGAGATATTCTATTATATATATCTATAGTCTGTGCCCTTTGGGGTTCAGCAGAAAGCACTCGGTGCGTCATCTGAGTCAGCTGTAGTACTTCTTTATTTCTCATTTAGATCGTTAATTGAACATGTCTGCCGTCGCCCACTCCCCCCTGTTAAAATTACATCCCGAAGACAATATCGCCATCGCCCGCAATTCGGTCGGCGAGAATCAGGAATGTGAATTAACCGAAACAGAAAGTGTGACAACCCGGGAAGACATTGATCTGGGACATAAAGTCGCGATTAAACAAATCAACAAAGGGGAACCGGTCCGGAAATTCGGGCAGGTGATCGGCTTTGCCACCTGTGATATTGAACCCGGCGACTGGATTCACAGCCATAACCTGGCAGCAGGCGAACTAAGCCTGGATTACGCTTACTCGACTGATGTTCCTGCGCCTCCCGAGCCGATTACGGGCCGCACCTTTATGGGTTATCGGCGTCCCAATGGCAAAGCGGGCACCCGAAACTATCTGGCAATCGTCAGCACGGTGAACTGCTCTGCGACCGCATCCAAGTACATCGCCCGGGAACTGGCTCAAACCTCGCTCAAAGACTTCCCTAATATTGATGGAATCATCCCACTGGTTCACAAGGGGGGATGTGCAATGCAGTACGACGGAGAAGACCATCATCAACTGATGCGTACTCTGGGTGGCTTTGCGAAACATCCCAACATAGGCGCTTACGTCATTCTGGGACTGGGCTGTGAAACAGGACAAGGTGCTTTTCTTTCCGATTCAGAAGGTCTCGTGCAGCTTCCCAACCTGAAAGAGCAACCTGTAAACGCACCTCTGGTACTCAACATTCAGGATATCGGTGGAATTGCCAAAACAGTGAAGCAGGTTTCAGCTCTGCTGAAAGAATATCTGCCCCAGGTTAATGATGTCACCCGTGTACCGATTCCCGTCTCTGAACTGATTCTGGGTACTGAATGCGGCGGCAGTGATGGTAACAGTGGTGTAACCGCCAATCCTGCGCTCGGCATTGCCAGTGATCTGCTGGTCGCCCACGGTGCCACTTCGATTTTGGGGGAAACTTCCGAAATCTATGGCGGCGAACACCTTCTGACGAGACGGGCCATCACTCCGGAAATCGGAAAAAAACTCATCGAACGTATTCGCTGGTGGGAAGAATACACCGGAAAATTTGGTGTCGTCATTGATAACAACCCCTCTCCGGGTAACAAAAGAGGAGGCCTCACCACAATTTACGAAAAATCATTGGGAGCCATTGCCAAAGGAGGCAGCACCGCGTTACGGGAAGTCTATCGCTTTGCTGAACCTGTCACTGAAAAAGGCTTTGTGATTATGGATACGCCCGGTTATGACCCGGCCTCTGTTACCGGCATGGTCGCCGGCGGTGCGAATGTGGTCGCCTTCACTACCGGACGGGGTAGTTGCTTTGGCTGCAAACCGGTTCCCAGTATCAAAATTTCGACTAATACCCCCATGTTCGAACGCATGGAAGATGATATGGATCTGGATGCGGGCCGCATCCTGCATGGTACTTCTGTTGAACAGGTGGGACGGGAAATCTTTGAGTTGATCATTGAAGTTGCCAGTGGTAAAAAAACCAAAAGCGAGGTCCAGGGAATCGGAGATGAGGAGTTTTGCCCCTGGAGTATCGGCCCGGTCCTCTAATTTTGTCGTAATTACACAGAATCGGATCTGCGGACTTCTGATAAGTCAGCACTCTTTTACTGTTTCATTTCCCTAACCTTCGTCTTCATACACATCTCTTTATCTATCAATAGTTTACGACTACGCTCTACCGATTCAAACAAAATCGAGCGGAGTCTGTCTCAGGGAATCACACGCCTGGACAGTACACATGCGTCACCATAATAACTGTGCCCGTAAATCCGTCAGGACTATTGAAACAGGAAAATTCGGCATCTTCCGAATAATCGCTACAGTTTACCAGAAGCACTGTCCGATATAACCAGCAACAGACTCCGCGCTTTTCCGTATTAGACCGCGCGGATTGTTATCAAAGTTTCCGCTGTTTGTAAGGACGTATAGATGCGGCTTCTTCATTGGCTAGCACCGGTATTGAGCATCGTTCTCATCTCGCATGCACACTCAACAGTACATGCGCAGGGATATCCGCCCTCATACCAGGGAGCCGGGATGGTACAACCTGTATCATACGACCCCGGAAATCTTCCATATGCACGAACCATGGTACCACCACCGCCTGGATACTTTCAGCCGCCAGCCGGACCCTACGGGGCTCCGACTGCACCGGGAGTACCCATGAACGCTGGTCCCCAGGCACCCGTCAGTGCGTTTCCGCAAATAACTCCCTTCGAAAAGATGTTCCAACAACATCGCGTCGAGAGTGACGGGCTTTGGATGTACAATTCCAGTAATCATGGAAAACGACATTTCTTCAGCATGGAAGCTCTGTTCGGTCGCTATCGTCGACCAGGCAGCATGCGACTGGGTAACGACGGATCGATCTCCTACCTGGGCCTGGTAGAAGATGAACTGATTGATGCCACCGATGAAGAATTCTATGATCAATTCAGTGAAAACGAAGGTTTTAACTACTTCGATCAGACAACCTATGATGTCATACCAAATCTGAATGCACCTGGTGCCCGACTGCGTTGGGGCTGGACGAACGACGATGAAAGTGGATTTGAAATCGTGGGCTGGTGGTTGACACAGGCTGACACTTCATGGTCTGCGATTGAAGATTCTACCCATCAGCCAAATCCAGCGAATCAGGCGATTATGGATATTCTGCTGTCACCGCCTAATTATATTGATCCTTCCGGGACGGGAGTAGTCTCTTCCATCCCCGGCGTCACTACTGCCGAAATCAATACGGTTCTCCAGAATGAACTGATGAACCTGAGAGGCTTGCCTCTGGATGATGGTAGCGTGAATGGTGTCACAGTCCCTTATGACCTGGACTTCAACATTAAGGTTGTCAGTCAGGCATGGGGTACCAACGCCACCTGGATGTCCACTCCGTTTGTGGATAAGAAAGCCCTGAAGATCCGCGGACTCGCAGGAGCCCGATACATGCACGTCAGAGAAGCTTTCAGTTTTGTTGGTCGCGACAGTGGGCTGCTTTACAGTGATGCTACCAATATTGCCGGGATTCGTCCGGACCTGAAACTGTTCTCGCTTCCTTCAGGAACCGATGAAAACCAGGACGGAATCGTTGATAATGCGGGGGTAGTCGAAGATGACAGTACCGGAGGAGGTAGCACTGGTACTTCAACGGCTTTCTTTGTTGCTCCCCTGGATCCGGTAACTGGATTGCCAGTCACTCCCACTACGACTTATGTTAACAACGTAGTGCGAACCAATCTGGCTGGTCCGGAAATTGGTTTTCAGTTTGACCTGGGTGGCGAAAAATTCAAACTCTGGGGACAGACCAAGTTTGGCTTGATGGCAAACCAGGAAAAGATTCAGCTGAAAGGGGATAATGTCGGTATGATTATCCGGGCTGATCCCAATGATGTGGATCGTCCCAAAGCGTTGATTGATCCGACAGCAACTGATCCAAACCCGAACGCATTCACAGACACACAAAGTCACACACACGTTTCACCTCTCTTTGAACAATCGATCTTTGCAGAAATGGCACTCTTTGACAAAGTCCCTGTGCTCAAACGTATGAAACTGCTCGAAGAAGCGAAGCTGAAAGTTGGCTACACCTACATCGTGGCCGGAGATATCGCCAGACCTTATGAAAGCATTCTCTGGCAAGGGATGCCAACCAGAGGACTCTTCCCTTCGATCGACTTGAAACGCGAGACCTGGAGTGTCGGGACCTGGAGTGTCGGTCTGGACTGGAACTACTAGAACGCATCACAATTAACCATAGCGTCTCTCTATCGAATATACTCAGTCCAACTGGCCCTGGAGACGCTAAAGTAAAACTGGACACAGTCTAGAGTATTCCACTGACAAAATGAAACAACATCACCGGCCGGGAATCAGACTTCCCTGCCGGTTTTTTATTTAATCCGGGTCAGGACTACATCACCCAGCGAACTATTATCACCAGGGTAGACCCGGTCTTCTCCTTCTGCCTGAAACCAGATATCAAGTA is from Gimesia maris and encodes:
- a CDS encoding DUF695 domain-containing protein, coding for MTDQPHEQEWLTATAMEDEFTVLFRLLPAIPQDLGTSDFPARVEIIWSYTSPNETGMPGPEDQEQMNQFEELLVEIWLKAGLGHLTMLITGNQICEWQWYLRDADQALQVLNETLAEAAPLPIEFHTEADPDWYAYTNFMEQVTE
- a CDS encoding sulfatase, whose protein sequence is MNLKSLHQSLLFAVCLLLISVTALHAEQKISADRPNIVFILIDDMGWPDPVSYGNQFHDTPHIDQLASDGVRFTDFYAACPVCSPTRASIQAGQYQARLHLTDFIPGHWRPFEKLIVPENAPHLPLEIVTPGELLQSANYNTAYFGKWHLGPESHNPDQQGYQTSLVTGGRHFAPRFRTTPSTRIPNKAYLADFLTDKTIEFIRQNKSKPFFVQLSHYAVHIPLEAKQQMIRKYQQKPKPAYGINNPVYAAMVAHVDDSVGRIVAALEELKLTENTVVIFTSDNGGLRQSFSGGDIVSTNAPLRDEKGSLYEGGIRVPLIIKWPGVAAAGKTCAEPTISIDFWPTFAEIAHTTLQEHQTIDGLSLLPLLKDPSSHLNREEIYFHYPHYHHSTPASAIRAGDWKLIEFFADGNLELYNLQQDLSETTNLAAKNPEKAVELQQKLADWRTRTGAALPVKNPKYDPARASEFWNRRTNQPVPERRKTRIDQTN
- a CDS encoding arylsulfatase, with the translated sequence MHQNRNSQYVFCQLNFPVLLLLLCPLLSAIPTIPCQAKSPNIILIMADDLGFSDLGCYGSEIQTPHLDQLAKDGLRFSQFYNAGRCCPTRASLMTGLYPHQAGIGWMNRNDKLPAYQGELNQHCVSIPQVLSPAGYQCYHVGKWHLTYRMREANENWPLGRGFLRAYGTGGGGNYFAPRPLYEDNQHIQPPQQDYYVTDAFSQRAVEYLKDHAQNQPQQPFFMYLAYTAPHFPLHAWPKDIARYRGKYLKGWDQFRKQRHQKMQNLGLINSPLSPRDPDAKSWESLTETEQQEWDLRMSVYAAMITSMDRGIGQVLQQLDEMKATDNTLVLFLSDNGASAEYIDRGHQPGAVTGTRESFRCAEVGWANTSNTPFRFHKMWMHEGGISTPLIARWPEQIKQTGDWTQQTGHVVDLLATFVDITKAEYPKTRNGKQITPLAGISLLPTFHHPEQTKPRTLFWEHEGNKAIHEGNWKLVKEDQHDWELYDLSQDRSELNDLAKSQPERSAALADVWQAWAEKVGVVPWEQLPPPGYRSKGPDFYRKK
- a CDS encoding ECF-type sigma factor; protein product: MFHEVNHQVRLELEEASQRLDLECQTIVSMKLAGMTNAEISKALNCSIRRIERKNNLIRKSFSDPDETALVPPES
- a CDS encoding bestrophin family ion channel, which translates into the protein MAADAELNLSFIEKKLGTLGRISLYAGLVGAYSLIPVVKENPGWLHDLGLSETLSDEIEQFGDLSSSLHGILGLVLGLLLVFRTNSSYSRWWEARKLWGRLVNVTRNMAIKFREFTNFNRDELRELAGIIVAFPEALRDHLREDDDFDMFPELEQIDPPPRHIPAYIADLIYRRVIGWKRSGLIDGDELRIIDTEVRELMEICGGCERIRRTRLSPSYRLFVRHCITLYLCTLPWGLVEDFALWTVPLTVIMAYFMIGIEVIAHSVEEPFGLDEDDLDLDGLCITIRSTVNEILDRFGKQTDNPT
- a CDS encoding PP2C family protein-serine/threonine phosphatase, producing the protein MRILIGWDNPDECELMSLYLGVSENELVICATPEDFMSQVQEQHDWDIILMSIMSPDPQTAFDHFEQIQKKHLDTPIVGACPTQGTFHVARFLTAGMRAYIIRDEGGDFMFLLETTLQSVVDSVRAERERFVAERLREEVESVRKLQESIIPTNLISPDRFDVTARYESSQIRVFGGQPVTLAGGDYYDVFMLDDDNLVLLVGDASGHGMKACMSIMTMHTLVGMIRSNKYLDTAAFVKDVNNRLCDQAIVNDDGGFITLLYGILNSKTNEFQWTSAGAPIPMIQELETNQVRELGTLDDGGLPLGIVPGAEYDIHTSVVPPDSRLLIFTDGLAEAFPGEKETFGEFGIPGIMQSLQSSRSQNLEESLENLFRDSNAFTDGSGRHDDTSVVLLERKN
- a CDS encoding UxaA family hydrolase; its protein translation is MSAVAHSPLLKLHPEDNIAIARNSVGENQECELTETESVTTREDIDLGHKVAIKQINKGEPVRKFGQVIGFATCDIEPGDWIHSHNLAAGELSLDYAYSTDVPAPPEPITGRTFMGYRRPNGKAGTRNYLAIVSTVNCSATASKYIARELAQTSLKDFPNIDGIIPLVHKGGCAMQYDGEDHHQLMRTLGGFAKHPNIGAYVILGLGCETGQGAFLSDSEGLVQLPNLKEQPVNAPLVLNIQDIGGIAKTVKQVSALLKEYLPQVNDVTRVPIPVSELILGTECGGSDGNSGVTANPALGIASDLLVAHGATSILGETSEIYGGEHLLTRRAITPEIGKKLIERIRWWEEYTGKFGVVIDNNPSPGNKRGGLTTIYEKSLGAIAKGGSTALREVYRFAEPVTEKGFVIMDTPGYDPASVTGMVAGGANVVAFTTGRGSCFGCKPVPSIKISTNTPMFERMEDDMDLDAGRILHGTSVEQVGREIFELIIEVASGKKTKSEVQGIGDEEFCPWSIGPVL